The DNA segment CAGCGGCGTATCGATAAGATATATTAGATAGCGGCAGCTGATTCTGAGCCACAAATCATAATCTTCGCAGGCCGGGAGATTTTCGTCAAACAGGCCGACCGTTTCAAAGAGACTGCGCCGGATCATCACCGCCGACGGACTGACCAGGCACAATTTTAGCGAGGGTTCGAAAATCATGCCCGAGACTTTTTTGTGCCGCTTTTTAGGATTCGCCCGTACACCGGCTCGTATCCATATTTCTTCGGTCTGGCAAATCAGAGCATTCGGCTTTGCATTAAAAAAATCGACCTGTCTTGACAGCTTCTGCGGCAGCCAGAGATCATCCGAATCCAGAAAAGCGATCCAGTCTGCGGATGCCGCCTTTATCCCGGCATTGCGGGCACTGCTCACCCCCTGATTGTGCTGGCGGATGACAGTGACGGTTTGCCCGTATGATTTGAGAATTTCCGGCGTGTGATCGGTCGATCCGTCGTCGACCACAATCAGTTCAAAATTTTGATAGTCCTGGGCCAGGACGGATTCGACGGCCTCTTTGAGCATCGAATTCCGGTTATAGGTGGGAATGACGACGCTTATCTGTGGATGGCGGCTTGTTTTTTTCATTGCCGGAAAACACCCGCGATAGATAATTTTAGATCACTTTCTAAAGATCGGGGGTATCAAAAAGTTTAAGAAGAAGCAATCGGAAGAAGTCCGGCAAGAGCGGGCACGATTGATCTGCTTAATATGTCACTACCTTCGAGACTGAGGAGATTTCGGAAATAAGTGTTCCGCCGGCGATAATGGTAGCCTGGGGAATCAAATCCGTCATGGCAAACCCTCCTGTATTATTATTTTTTAAGGATCTTACCAAAGTCATATGATCAGCAAACCGCACCAGCGATCGAATCTAAAATTGATCAAAAGTCCTTCTGGTCAAAGATTTCCCGCAGCGACTCGACTGCCTTCGACCCTGAGGCTCCGCGGTGTGAGTTCAGTCGAACGCTCAGACCGAAGGGAACTTGCCGAAGTCTTGCCGGAG comes from the Candidatus Desulfatibia profunda genome and includes:
- a CDS encoding glycosyltransferase, translated to MKKTSRHPQISVVIPTYNRNSMLKEAVESVLAQDYQNFELIVVDDGSTDHTPEILKSYGQTVTVIRQHNQGVSSARNAGIKAASADWIAFLDSDDLWLPQKLSRQVDFFNAKPNALICQTEEIWIRAGVRANPKKRHKKVSGMIFEPSLKLCLVSPSAVMIRRSLFETVGLFDENLPACEDYDLWLRISCRYLIYLIDTPLIIKRGGHADQLSRASGLDKFRIQAIIKMIESDLLSPSQYHAAVATLQQKCTIYAAGCRKRKRIDEAAYYETLARRHTLQL